A region of uncultured Desulfobacter sp. DNA encodes the following proteins:
- the dnaB gene encoding replicative DNA helicase, with protein MAKKEFVKSDHLLNRTPPHDTDAEASLLSAIFINNDSLLDIVEILKPDDFYKGAHKKIFRAITELAGKEEPADLVTVANHLNEKDELEGVGGPAFLAAISDAAPVAVNAVHYARIIREKSTLRQLINACSATIERCLEDKGDFKDILDESQASVLKIADRQSGSSFRPLAELINLNIDQLEELQGREGGLAGLSSGYPRLDRITSGLQRSDLIILAARPSMGKTAFALNIARNVAFHYRKPVAVFSLEMSKEQLSMRLLTSEARVDANRLRSGVFSPEDWQNFTDAAGILNEIPIFIDDTPSISVMDLRAKTRKLFQANKEIGLVVIDYLQLMKSSIHSDRRDLEIADISRALKSLAKELKVPVLALSQLNRALEQRSDKRPMMSDLRESGAIEQDADIISFIYRDEVYNKEPDNPKKGTAEIIVAKNRNGSIGTAHMVFNGQYTRFEELAPEAYQGFK; from the coding sequence ATGGCAAAAAAAGAATTCGTTAAATCAGATCATCTTCTAAATCGTACGCCGCCCCATGATACAGATGCCGAAGCCTCACTTTTGTCCGCCATCTTCATTAATAATGACAGCCTGCTTGATATAGTTGAGATACTTAAACCTGATGATTTTTACAAAGGGGCCCATAAAAAAATATTCAGGGCCATCACAGAACTTGCCGGCAAAGAGGAACCCGCAGACCTTGTAACAGTTGCCAATCACCTGAACGAAAAAGATGAGTTGGAAGGAGTAGGCGGCCCTGCTTTCCTGGCAGCAATTTCCGATGCAGCACCTGTGGCGGTCAATGCCGTTCACTATGCCAGAATCATCCGTGAAAAATCCACATTGCGTCAACTTATCAATGCATGTTCAGCGACCATTGAACGCTGCCTTGAAGACAAAGGTGATTTTAAAGATATCCTTGATGAGTCCCAGGCCTCTGTGCTTAAAATTGCCGACCGCCAGTCAGGCAGTTCCTTTAGGCCCCTGGCAGAGCTCATCAACCTGAACATTGACCAGTTGGAAGAACTGCAGGGAAGGGAAGGCGGACTTGCCGGACTTTCATCCGGGTACCCAAGGCTTGACAGAATCACATCAGGATTGCAGCGCTCGGACCTTATTATCCTGGCAGCGCGTCCCTCCATGGGAAAAACCGCATTTGCCCTGAATATTGCCAGAAATGTCGCCTTTCACTACCGCAAACCCGTGGCTGTCTTTTCCCTTGAGATGTCCAAAGAACAGTTATCCATGAGACTGTTGACATCCGAGGCCCGGGTGGATGCCAATCGGCTGCGCAGCGGGGTGTTCAGCCCGGAAGACTGGCAGAATTTCACAGACGCAGCAGGTATTCTCAATGAAATACCTATATTTATAGATGATACGCCCTCCATATCGGTTATGGATCTTCGGGCCAAGACCAGAAAACTGTTCCAGGCGAACAAAGAGATCGGCCTTGTGGTCATCGATTATCTGCAGTTGATGAAATCATCCATCCATTCCGATCGAAGGGACCTTGAAATTGCCGATATCTCAAGGGCGCTAAAATCCCTTGCCAAGGAACTTAAGGTCCCGGTTCTTGCATTGTCCCAGCTTAACCGTGCCCTTGAACAGCGCTCGGACAAACGCCCCATGATGTCTGATTTACGCGAATCCGGTGCCATTGAACAGGATGCGGACATTATCTCTTTTATTTACCGGGACGAAGTTTATAATAAAGAGCCGGACAATCCCAAAAAGGGAACGGCAGAAATCATTGTTGCCAAAAACCGTAACGGCAGCATTGGCACAGCACATATGGTATTTAACGGCCAGTACACCCGCTTTGAGGAACTGGCACCGGAGGCCTACCAGGGTTTTAAATGA
- the rplI gene encoding 50S ribosomal protein L9, with amino-acid sequence MRVILKETIDTLGIAGTECKVAEGYGRNYLLPQGKAILATPANRKVMEQARTKLELQIAKERKIAEEMAAKVKQVAITIKAKVREEIYLYGSVTTHDIKEALDAQNVDVERRSILLAEPIKETGEYKVPIRLYKDVEPEITVTVLAEEKQDN; translated from the coding sequence ATGAGAGTAATACTAAAAGAAACCATCGACACATTGGGTATCGCAGGTACCGAGTGCAAGGTGGCAGAAGGCTATGGACGCAATTACCTGCTGCCCCAGGGTAAAGCGATTCTTGCGACCCCTGCCAACCGCAAGGTTATGGAACAGGCCCGGACAAAACTTGAGCTTCAGATCGCCAAAGAAAGAAAGATTGCCGAAGAGATGGCAGCAAAAGTCAAACAGGTTGCCATCACAATCAAGGCCAAGGTCCGCGAAGAAATTTATCTTTACGGCTCCGTAACCACCCATGATATCAAAGAAGCCCTGGATGCACAGAATGTTGATGTTGAACGAAGATCCATTCTGCTGGCAGAACCCATCAAGGAAACCGGTGAATACAAAGTACCCATCCGTTTATATAAGGATGTGGAACCTGAAATCACCGTGACGGTTCTTGCCGAAGAAAAACAAGACAATTAG
- a CDS encoding DUF2232 domain-containing protein → MPLSITHPVFIRETLTGIIFCLLIYGVVFAFPLLGVFVLLFLPLPVLFYRLKLGRNSGAVIAAASFLILVLMAKGLAFDTLYFGLLLATGLILGECLERHMSIQKTMGLTALMATCAVFAALMVYTTSQGRSLSAIMTDYMNQSLSIAKQLSTELGMDQDKTQRLISSMMIVTPAMFMISFTTTLWLNIMIIRKLLKRKGVIIKSIEHLNHYKAPDMLVWVVIGCAVTLMIPSSPVRIVGINGLLVLMLVYFFQGIAVVSFFFQQKNTPMALKGLFYFMIAIQVYVLILVIGLGFFDNWIDFRKLSASPK, encoded by the coding sequence ATGCCGTTATCCATCACACACCCGGTTTTCATCAGGGAAACTTTGACAGGCATTATTTTCTGTCTGTTGATTTATGGTGTGGTGTTTGCATTTCCCCTGCTTGGTGTTTTTGTTCTTCTGTTTCTACCTTTGCCGGTGCTTTTTTACCGTCTTAAACTTGGCAGAAACAGCGGTGCTGTGATTGCTGCGGCAAGTTTTTTGATACTGGTTCTCATGGCCAAAGGACTGGCTTTTGACACGCTTTACTTCGGATTGCTTCTGGCAACCGGCCTGATCCTAGGTGAATGCCTTGAGCGACATATGAGTATTCAAAAAACCATGGGACTGACCGCCTTAATGGCAACATGCGCTGTTTTCGCGGCTCTTATGGTTTACACCACCAGCCAGGGAAGGAGCTTATCCGCCATAATGACGGATTACATGAATCAATCCCTGAGCATCGCCAAGCAACTGTCTACCGAACTCGGGATGGATCAGGACAAGACCCAAAGGCTGATATCATCCATGATGATCGTTACGCCAGCCATGTTCATGATCTCCTTTACGACCACCCTGTGGCTGAATATCATGATTATCAGGAAGTTATTAAAACGCAAGGGTGTTATAATTAAAAGCATTGAGCACCTGAATCATTATAAGGCACCGGACATGCTGGTCTGGGTGGTTATCGGATGTGCAGTGACATTGATGATCCCCTCAAGCCCTGTGAGAATAGTTGGCATCAATGGCCTACTTGTTTTAATGCTTGTTTATTTTTTTCAAGGAATTGCAGTTGTCTCCTTTTTTTTTCAGCAAAAAAATACACCCATGGCGCTGAAAGGATTATTTTATTTTATGATTGCCATACAGGTGTATGTTTTAATCCTTGTCATTGGACTTGGCTTTTTTGACAATTGGATTGATTTCAGGAAACTTTCTGCATCACCAAAATAA
- the rpsR gene encoding 30S ribosomal protein S18: protein MFKGQKGGGKNRFYQRRKICRFCVDSTMEIDYKNPKALKQFITERGKIIPRRITGTCAKHQRKLTTAIKQARQIALLPFVGRPLN from the coding sequence ATGTTTAAAGGTCAAAAAGGCGGCGGAAAAAACAGATTCTATCAGCGCCGCAAAATCTGCAGGTTCTGCGTGGACAGCACCATGGAAATCGATTATAAAAATCCCAAAGCACTCAAGCAGTTCATTACCGAACGGGGTAAAATAATTCCCCGCCGTATTACCGGGACCTGTGCCAAACATCAGCGCAAGCTGACAACAGCCATCAAACAGGCCCGGCAGATTGCACTTCTGCCGTTTGTTGGACGCCCCTTAAATTAA
- the rpsF gene encoding 30S ribosomal protein S6, which translates to MRKYETVFISDPDMSDQAREELFERVRSIIDRENGIILNFDEWGLKKLSYEIRKKLRGYYVCLTYGGTGALVTELERNFRLSDFIMKFMTILITEHATEESLKEEAEQLKEAAKQAAESVSQEEDTQEENDKDDDQDTDSEETSETAE; encoded by the coding sequence ATGAGGAAGTACGAAACCGTATTCATTTCTGATCCTGACATGTCGGATCAGGCCCGTGAAGAGCTGTTCGAAAGAGTCAGAAGCATCATTGACAGGGAAAATGGTATAATTCTGAACTTTGATGAATGGGGCTTAAAAAAGCTGTCCTATGAGATTAGAAAGAAACTGCGCGGGTATTACGTCTGCCTGACTTACGGCGGAACCGGAGCACTGGTCACCGAGCTTGAAAGAAACTTCCGTCTAAGTGATTTTATCATGAAGTTCATGACTATCCTTATCACGGAACATGCCACTGAAGAGTCTCTTAAGGAAGAAGCTGAACAGCTCAAAGAAGCTGCCAAGCAAGCTGCCGAATCCGTATCCCAGGAAGAAGACACCCAAGAGGAAAACGATAAGGATGATGATCAAGACACCGATTCTGAAGAGACATCTGAAACTGCCGAATAA